Proteins encoded together in one Clostridium felsineum DSM 794 window:
- a CDS encoding radical SAM/SPASM domain-containing protein, translating to MINYNNTFYEVNDGIVFNKIDERILVYKNKFYELKGDNLEIFKLLISRGKFNLEDRFKRKFLILYKIGLIKECTYGIKELIISKDTNIFKYENKFYIVNFKYGNINELSENDYKKLKAKDLSLSESSITDLLIKNYLQYKTNKESINNKEIKDKRVYIIFSYNCNMQCVYCFESHVNKNHISQDTFNKILNLVKDIDSRYNQTIVLYGGEPLLDENYNCIQALFNNELKRTKFDIITNGTNIDRYKELFLEFREKINDFIITLDGTEDIHNKRRRFGSNSFTIIIKNIETLIKNNFTVKIRINLDDKNISCQADLIKYLNEIFRENTQKLVIEYHRVEEKKNPLYEPISFKKLYELAKNNKSSNILVLYNDEIINRFINPSFYCKNEYYSDNYCDYYNNIVIDFNGSIYHCNEAMGNKDMIIEHIDRFKLDSLYENKTNDLTEKCKWCRYFVICKGNCFMENKIKKDLINRPVCRRKQYDDLINFIIENNSVKGIGNI from the coding sequence ATGATTAATTATAATAATACATTCTATGAGGTTAATGATGGCATTGTATTTAATAAAATTGATGAGAGAATATTAGTTTATAAAAACAAATTTTATGAATTAAAAGGTGATAACCTTGAAATATTTAAATTACTAATATCAAGAGGTAAATTTAATTTAGAGGATAGATTTAAAAGGAAATTTTTAATACTCTATAAAATAGGTTTAATAAAAGAATGTACTTATGGAATCAAAGAGCTAATAATCTCTAAAGATACAAATATATTTAAATATGAAAATAAGTTTTACATAGTAAATTTTAAATATGGAAACATAAATGAATTAAGTGAAAATGATTATAAAAAATTAAAAGCTAAAGACTTAAGTTTATCAGAGAGTAGTATAACAGATTTATTAATTAAAAATTACTTGCAATACAAAACAAATAAGGAATCCATTAATAATAAGGAAATTAAAGATAAACGTGTTTATATAATTTTTTCATATAACTGCAATATGCAGTGTGTATATTGTTTTGAAAGTCATGTGAATAAAAATCATATAAGCCAAGATACTTTCAATAAGATTTTGAATTTAGTAAAGGATATAGATAGTCGGTATAATCAAACTATTGTTCTATATGGGGGGGAGCCACTCTTAGATGAAAACTATAATTGTATTCAGGCTTTATTTAATAATGAGTTAAAGAGAACTAAGTTTGATATTATAACTAATGGTACAAATATTGATAGATACAAGGAATTATTTTTGGAATTTAGAGAAAAAATTAATGATTTCATAATTACTTTAGATGGTACAGAAGATATACATAATAAAAGAAGAAGGTTTGGTTCAAATTCCTTTACAATTATTATAAAAAATATTGAAACATTAATTAAGAATAATTTTACCGTTAAAATCAGGATAAATTTAGATGATAAAAATATATCTTGCCAAGCAGATTTAATAAAATATTTAAATGAAATTTTCAGGGAAAATACGCAAAAGTTAGTTATAGAATATCACAGAGTTGAAGAAAAGAAGAATCCACTTTATGAACCAATAAGTTTTAAAAAGTTGTATGAATTAGCAAAGAACAATAAGAGTAGTAATATTTTAGTTCTTTATAATGATGAAATTATAAATAGATTTATAAATCCTAGTTTTTATTGTAAAAATGAATATTACAGTGATAACTACTGTGATTATTATAATAATATAGTAATAGACTTCAATGGAAGCATATACCACTGTAATGAAGCAATGGGAAATAAAGATATGATTATTGAACATATAGACAGGTTTAAGCTTGATAGTTTATATGAAAATAAAACTAATGATTTAACAGAAAAATGTAAGTGGTGCAGATATTTTGTAATATGCAAAGGAAATTGTTTTATGGAAAACAAAATAAAAAAAGATTTAATAAATAGGCCTGTTTGCAGAAGAAAACAATATGATGATTTAATAAATTTTATAATTGAAAATAATAGTGTTAAGGGTATAGGTAATATTTGA
- a CDS encoding MMPL family transporter: MPDMGRLVRDKGQITIGKEYSYSVAQNILNKLDDVKGNDKVLDVIMVYHSDKKLTDSALNEIKGKVTKLEENKNKYNVKTVLNVFTNKDIEDQVISKDKTTLLVPISVKQKGRTTEAIRNEITKVMKTDKVESYSTGSDFITEDFSKTIEAGVKKTELITIFLIVAILIVVFKSPVTPFATLATVGLSYLTSLGIVLQLVDKFNFSISNFTNVFLVIVLFGIGTDYTMLLLTRFKEELNNGLDKNSAIISTYKTAGKTVILSSLTILIGFTCLMASQFKIYQSASAVAVGVAVLIVMIFTFLPTLMKLFGRHLFWSPFKSAGHSNSKIWEKAATVSTRYPYLALILVLAVCGLSYFYTSSLSYNNLKEIASDYPSVKGFNIVSEHFGVGKALPVNIAIENNYRLDNQYTLSEIDGITEAIKSVKGVKEVCSVTQPKGEKIKDLYVKDQASSLNSGLKDANGGVNKINNGLGDAASKLKGAKVDTSSLEKLQKGASDLTSNMDLINKATNELKNGMNSGAEGSKDLSSGIQTLDDSIGKLQSSVNDLQNAYAAIGKGYNQVGAGLEGLLPQVKTFQAAFGNVVYMQNQLAVKYPELKSDSTFLTMQGTSLQLNSKLQDMVDAITKLKAGLDEANGSLEKANNGLSQAQKGIAAMKSGSSTLRAGSLTMADKLAQAADGQNKIANAMVQLDAGSKQLQDGQNQLINGISGISDKTKQLTDGLSTAQKGLTDISTGLNDANSYIDKLQKSKSSETFFIPQDKINSSDFSKSMDMYMSKNRKITEINVTLSIDPYSQDAMKITDKINSVVAAKMKTSTLKNSKWGISGISQMNNDLKTMSQKDFNKSSIIMICGIFIVLLIVTRDSWMSVFIMASLVVSYYIAISISGLLFNNVLGKGELSWNVPFFSFIMIISLGVDYSIFLVMRYRENSDLTLTEAIVSAAKSVGGVISSAGIILSGTFAAMYPSGVPTLMELSLTVILGIILLCTVFLPIFIPAMISIKSSIMKRFSKEKDDMESDIDSNRKVSNFN, encoded by the coding sequence ATGCCAGACATGGGTAGGCTTGTAAGGGATAAAGGACAGATAACTATTGGTAAGGAATATTCATATTCAGTTGCACAGAACATACTCAACAAGTTAGATGATGTTAAGGGCAATGACAAAGTTCTAGATGTAATAATGGTATATCACAGCGATAAGAAACTTACGGACAGTGCTTTAAATGAAATAAAAGGAAAGGTAACCAAATTAGAAGAGAATAAAAATAAATACAACGTAAAAACAGTGCTCAATGTATTTACAAATAAGGATATTGAAGATCAGGTGATTTCTAAGGATAAAACCACATTGCTTGTACCTATAAGTGTAAAACAAAAGGGACGTACAACAGAAGCTATTAGAAATGAAATCACAAAGGTTATGAAAACGGATAAAGTAGAAAGCTATTCTACAGGTTCGGATTTTATAACAGAGGATTTTTCAAAAACTATAGAAGCTGGGGTTAAAAAAACAGAGTTAATAACTATTTTTTTAATTGTAGCTATACTAATTGTAGTTTTTAAATCACCGGTAACTCCCTTTGCTACACTTGCAACAGTTGGTTTAAGTTATTTAACCTCTTTAGGTATTGTATTACAGCTAGTTGATAAATTCAATTTTTCTATATCGAATTTTACAAATGTATTTTTAGTAATTGTTTTATTTGGAATAGGAACAGATTACACTATGCTGCTTTTGACAAGGTTTAAAGAGGAGCTTAATAATGGACTTGATAAAAATTCTGCTATAATCTCAACTTACAAGACGGCAGGGAAAACCGTAATTTTAAGTTCACTTACAATACTTATTGGTTTTACTTGTCTTATGGCTTCGCAATTTAAGATATATCAGTCAGCATCAGCCGTGGCAGTTGGTGTGGCAGTTTTAATAGTTATGATTTTTACATTTTTACCAACACTTATGAAGTTGTTTGGAAGACATCTTTTTTGGTCGCCTTTTAAATCAGCTGGACATTCTAATAGTAAGATATGGGAAAAAGCAGCTACCGTTTCAACCAGATATCCATATTTAGCTTTGATTCTTGTACTAGCAGTATGTGGTTTGAGTTATTTTTACACATCAAGTCTTTCTTATAACAATTTGAAGGAAATAGCTTCAGATTATCCATCTGTAAAAGGCTTTAATATTGTATCAGAGCATTTTGGTGTTGGAAAAGCACTACCTGTAAATATAGCTATAGAAAATAACTACAGGTTAGATAATCAGTATACTTTATCTGAAATAGACGGAATTACAGAAGCAATTAAATCGGTTAAAGGAGTTAAGGAAGTATGTAGTGTAACCCAGCCTAAAGGAGAAAAGATAAAGGATTTATATGTTAAAGATCAGGCTTCTTCTTTAAATAGTGGATTAAAAGATGCAAATGGTGGTGTTAATAAAATAAATAATGGTTTAGGAGATGCTGCCTCTAAGTTAAAAGGAGCGAAGGTAGATACATCATCACTTGAAAAGCTTCAAAAGGGTGCAAGTGATTTGACATCAAATATGGACTTAATAAATAAAGCTACTAATGAACTAAAGAATGGTATGAATAGTGGAGCTGAAGGCTCAAAGGATTTATCTAGTGGTATTCAAACTCTTGATGATTCTATAGGAAAGCTTCAAAGCTCTGTTAATGATTTGCAAAATGCATATGCAGCTATAGGCAAAGGATATAATCAAGTCGGAGCAGGGTTAGAGGGTCTCCTTCCACAGGTTAAAACTTTCCAAGCTGCATTTGGCAATGTTGTTTATATGCAAAATCAGCTTGCAGTAAAATATCCTGAACTAAAGTCAGATTCAACCTTTCTTACTATGCAGGGAACTTCCCTTCAATTAAACTCAAAATTACAAGATATGGTTGATGCTATTACAAAATTAAAGGCAGGCTTAGATGAAGCTAATGGTTCTTTAGAAAAGGCTAACAATGGACTTAGCCAAGCGCAAAAGGGTATTGCAGCTATGAAATCAGGTTCAAGTACCTTAAGAGCAGGAAGCTTGACTATGGCAGATAAATTAGCTCAGGCAGCAGATGGTCAAAATAAGATAGCTAATGCAATGGTACAATTAGATGCAGGTTCTAAACAGCTTCAGGATGGTCAAAATCAACTTATAAATGGAATAAGTGGAATTTCCGATAAGACAAAACAATTGACAGATGGACTTTCAACAGCACAAAAAGGTTTAACAGATATTTCAACAGGTTTAAATGATGCAAATTCGTATATTGATAAATTACAAAAGTCTAAGAGCTCAGAAACCTTCTTTATTCCTCAGGACAAAATTAATAGCTCAGACTTTAGTAAATCAATGGATATGTATATGTCAAAGAATAGAAAAATAACAGAAATAAATGTTACTTTAAGTATAGATCCATATTCACAAGATGCTATGAAAATAACGGATAAAATAAATAGTGTAGTTGCAGCCAAAATGAAAACTTCAACCTTAAAGAACTCTAAGTGGGGAATATCTGGAATATCACAGATGAATAATGATCTTAAAACTATGTCTCAAAAGGACTTTAATAAGTCAAGTATAATCATGATTTGTGGTATATTTATTGTTCTTTTAATTGTTACAAGAGATTCGTGGATGTCTGTATTTATAATGGCTTCTTTGGTAGTATCCTATTATATTGCTATTTCAATATCAGGTTTACTATTTAATAATGTTTTAGGAAAAGGAGAATTAAGCTGGAATGTACCATTTTTCTCGTTTATTATGATTATTTCACTGGGAGTAGATTACAGCATATTTCTTGTAATGAGATATAGAGAAAATTCTGATTTGACATTAACGGAAGCTATAGTGAGTGCTGCTAAAAGCGTGGGTGGAGTTATTTCTTCAGCAGGAATTATTTTATCTGGAACCTTTGCAGCTATGTACCCTTCAGGCGTTCCTACATTAATGGAATTATCATTGACAGTTATACTGGGAATTATACTACTTTGCACAGTATTTTTACCAATATTTATACCTGCTATGATTTCTATAAAGTCAAGTATAATGAAAAGATTTAGTAAGGAAAAGGATGATATGGAGTCGGACATAGATTCTAATCGAAAGGTAAGTAATTTTAATTAG